The region CAAAACAAGAGAATATAAAAGTAATAAAAACAAACTATAATATAGAAACTTGTAAGAAAGAGACTTACACACAAAAAGATTTAAAAGAGTATCAAAACCTTATAGAAAGTGGAGAAATTCAAGGATATAACTGTCTAGGTATTTATTATATAAAAACTACTAAAGATTATGAAAAAGCAGAAGAGTACTTTAAAAAAGGTATAAAAGCAGGAAGTGTAGAATCATACTATCAATTAGGAAGTTTATATTCTACTTTTATGGAAAAAGATTCTAAATATATAATTAGAGAGTATGAAAAAGCAGCTTCAAAAGGTCATACATTAGCTATGCATAACTTAGCAGTACAATACTACAATCAAGCAAAATTTGATGAAGCTATAAAATGGTATAGAAAATCCGCAGACAGTGGAGATAACTACTCACTAGAAGGTTTAGGTCATACTTATAGAATGAAAGGTGACTTAGAAAAAGCAAGAGAGACTTATCTAAAACTTGCGGTTGAAAGAAAAGATCCTCAAGGGTATAAAAATCTTGGTATCTTTTATAGTCAAAAAAATAGATATAAAGATTTAAAAAAATCAAAAAATTACTTTTTAAAATGTATAGAATATGGAGACAATGATTGTTATACAGCACTAGCCGCTGCAATATATGAAAAAGAGAAAGATTATACTAATGCAATAATATGGTATAAAAAAGGTTTTAAAGTGGGAACGAAAAGTTCTATAAATAGGTTAGGTTTTTTATATACTGATATATTAAAAGATTATGAGAAAGCTATATATTGGTTAAAAAAAGGTTATGAAGAACTTGATTATTTAGATGCTGCTTTTCTTTTAGCTTACTTATATGAAGAAAATTTAAAAGATTATCAGAAAGCAGTATATTGGTATAAGATTGGTCATAATAAAGGAGACCATAGTTCTACACAAAATTTAGGGTATCTATATGAAAAGCATTTAAAAGATTATAAAAATGCTGAAATTTGGTATAGAAAGTCTTTAAAAACTAAAAATTATAAAAAAGCAGAAAGAGGACTAAGAAGACTTAAAAAACTAGGAGTCTTAAGTGAGTAATTCTTGTAAAAAAGGTGCTGTATATTTTCAATACAATGAAGCTTTACACTTAGCAGAATTTCTTACAAAAAAAGGTAAGCCTTGTATTGATACAAATCGTACTAGATGGGTCTTTATAATCATAAATAAAAAAGAGACTGAAAGTTTATGTCCAAATGAAGATAATAAACAGAAAGTTTTAGAAGAAGTAGTTGATGAATACTCATCATATCTATTAAAAGCTGTAAAAAAAGAAGCAAATCCAAATAATCAAATACTAAAATTTTCAAACTTAAGAGGTTCAAATGAGATAGAAGTAGAAAAAAAACTATTAAAAACTCAATCCGCCTCATTATACGGTTCAAAATCATATGGA is a window of Arcobacter sp. LA11 DNA encoding:
- a CDS encoding tetratricopeptide repeat protein: KQENIKVIKTNYNIETCKKETYTQKDLKEYQNLIESGEIQGYNCLGIYYIKTTKDYEKAEEYFKKGIKAGSVESYYQLGSLYSTFMEKDSKYIIREYEKAASKGHTLAMHNLAVQYYNQAKFDEAIKWYRKSADSGDNYSLEGLGHTYRMKGDLEKARETYLKLAVERKDPQGYKNLGIFYSQKNRYKDLKKSKNYFLKCIEYGDNDCYTALAAAIYEKEKDYTNAIIWYKKGFKVGTKSSINRLGFLYTDILKDYEKAIYWLKKGYEELDYLDAAFLLAYLYEENLKDYQKAVYWYKIGHNKGDHSSTQNLGYLYEKHLKDYKNAEIWYRKSLKTKNYKKAERGLRRLKKLGVLSE